A single genomic interval of Chitinophaga sp. 180180018-3 harbors:
- a CDS encoding BamA/TamA family outer membrane protein yields the protein MRKNFHITALLILLATGAKAQQDSTTTITSRKGVNDSLLLRRRSFFPLPVLGYSQEKGLEIGAAMLYSFYTDKRNPDITTRNSTINLIPAFTTESQFKVDLKTDIWTRANTWHFKGNLRYQNYPLYFYGIGDTTHYDQRSLVNNIRYKVQLEGERRVGGHFYVGASLLYQHDSYSSRDNKGIYPGMSLVDKDGGHVTFIGLTGIFDNRDNQNYTRKGWWLRLNTAYAPAFLSSQPLFKLEAQGVHFIALSPKSTLGLNGLFNSLQGKQLPFYLLPEMGNDLIMRGYYTGRYRNQNYLAGQAEYRYLVDPRMHIHIWFLDFKPKFALAAFAGTGTVFSNRDFRLDGFKPSYGAGIRYFYDESARLTIRIDYAVGEKRPGEARQKGLYLSLAEAF from the coding sequence ATGCGTAAAAACTTCCATATCACGGCTTTATTGATTTTATTGGCAACCGGTGCAAAGGCTCAACAAGACAGTACTACCACTATCACTTCACGCAAAGGTGTAAACGATAGTTTATTACTCCGCAGGCGGAGTTTTTTCCCACTGCCGGTACTTGGCTATTCCCAGGAGAAGGGGTTGGAGATTGGGGCAGCCATGCTTTATTCTTTTTATACCGATAAGCGGAACCCCGATATAACTACCCGGAATTCCACGATCAACCTGATTCCGGCCTTTACTACCGAAAGTCAGTTTAAGGTGGATCTTAAAACTGATATATGGACCCGTGCCAATACCTGGCATTTTAAAGGAAACCTCCGGTACCAGAATTATCCGCTTTATTTTTATGGCATAGGCGATACCACTCATTACGACCAACGGTCGCTTGTGAATAATATCCGGTATAAAGTACAACTGGAAGGAGAAAGACGGGTAGGCGGTCATTTCTACGTAGGTGCTTCACTGTTATACCAGCATGATAGCTACAGCAGCCGCGACAACAAAGGCATTTATCCGGGTATGTCATTGGTAGATAAGGACGGCGGACATGTAACATTTATCGGGCTTACCGGAATTTTCGACAACCGCGATAACCAGAATTATACCCGCAAGGGCTGGTGGCTGCGGCTCAACACAGCATATGCGCCGGCTTTCCTCAGCTCTCAGCCGCTATTTAAACTGGAAGCGCAGGGCGTACATTTTATCGCTTTGTCTCCCAAGAGTACACTGGGCCTCAACGGTCTCTTTAACAGTCTGCAGGGTAAACAGCTGCCATTTTACCTGTTACCGGAAATGGGAAATGACCTGATAATGAGGGGATATTATACCGGAAGATATCGCAATCAGAACTACCTTGCCGGACAGGCTGAGTACCGTTACCTCGTAGATCCCAGGATGCATATTCATATCTGGTTCCTTGATTTCAAACCAAAATTTGCATTGGCGGCATTTGCAGGTACCGGCACTGTTTTCTCCAATCGCGATTTCAGGCTTGATGGGTTTAAGCCGAGTTATGGAGCCGGGATCCGTTATTTTTATGATGAGAGCGCAAGGCTTACAATTCGTATAGACTATGCCGTAGGAGAGAAGCGCCCGGGTGAAGCACGGCAGAAAGGGCTTTATCTGTCGCTGGCAGAAGCGTTTTAA
- a CDS encoding outer membrane beta-barrel protein, giving the protein MKKLFVLPAAVMLMTATLVTQAQDKSGSAHSRFYLKVTGGYFFSVSPGQFPNVGPYPPQDLHTQYTPGRPNPLDTISRKVLTGSYGEGFRTGVSVGYDINKYMSVEASFNYFHSQKNLMTRQSTTLAGSSTELGHVESHGYVNAVDFAPSLVVSPGMEKVNPYVRFGVVVPLWGRLYIETDAMQTSNPPAGAPVPPGTQVVTTISRKEEIKPNVTIGFQGALGVSFKVASRFDIFVEAEYRNIPVKSKEKEITRYNETNTLVGPAVHTIAGTRNLQDLSTAEKNTVYVTTLDVNSNTPVNQQGTKVIYKYNDRPSNDLKSYINIGGLGLNAGLKFRL; this is encoded by the coding sequence ATGAAAAAACTATTTGTGTTACCCGCAGCTGTCATGCTGATGACGGCAACCCTTGTTACCCAGGCCCAGGATAAATCAGGTTCAGCGCATTCGAGATTCTACCTTAAAGTTACCGGAGGCTATTTTTTCAGTGTCTCACCGGGGCAGTTTCCCAATGTGGGGCCCTATCCGCCGCAAGACCTGCATACCCAATATACACCCGGCCGGCCCAATCCGTTGGATACCATCAGCCGTAAGGTGCTGACAGGATCGTATGGTGAAGGTTTTCGTACAGGGGTATCCGTTGGGTACGACATCAACAAATACATGTCGGTTGAAGCCTCCTTTAATTACTTCCACAGCCAGAAGAACCTGATGACCCGCCAATCAACCACCCTGGCTGGTTCTTCAACAGAACTGGGGCATGTGGAATCCCATGGTTATGTAAACGCCGTGGATTTTGCCCCCAGCCTGGTGGTGAGCCCGGGTATGGAAAAGGTCAATCCTTATGTACGTTTCGGCGTAGTGGTACCGCTTTGGGGGCGCCTTTATATAGAAACCGACGCCATGCAGACTTCCAATCCGCCGGCCGGAGCACCGGTGCCGCCAGGTACCCAGGTTGTAACTACCATCAGCCGTAAGGAAGAAATAAAACCAAATGTAACTATCGGCTTCCAGGGCGCATTAGGCGTGTCGTTCAAGGTTGCTTCCCGCTTTGATATATTTGTAGAAGCGGAGTACCGGAATATCCCGGTTAAGAGTAAAGAAAAGGAGATCACACGCTATAACGAAACCAATACGCTCGTTGGTCCGGCAGTGCACACTATTGCAGGCACCCGTAACCTGCAAGACCTCAGCACGGCGGAAAAGAACACGGTATACGTGACTACACTGGATGTAAATTCCAATACGCCGGTGAACCAGCAGGGTACCAAGGTGATCTATAAGTACAACGATCGTCCATCGAATGATCTCAAGTCTTATATCAACATCGGAGGGCTCGGACTGAATGCCGGACTGAAGTTCAGATTGTAA
- a CDS encoding aldo/keto reductase has product MEKRKLGKSGLMVAPLAFGGNVFGWSANEATSFNLLDEFVAAGFNLVDTADVYSRWVPGNKGGESESIIGRWIQQRSNRSQVIIATKGGADMGAGMNVTKAYLIKAAEDSLRRLQTDYIDLYQTHYDNENTPVEETLEAYATLVKSGKVRAIGASNMSPARLLESLNASEKHGYPRYETLQPEYNLYDRAAYERNYAPICEKHDLGVINYYSLASGFLSGKYRQPADTSKSPARGGKAAGYLNDRGFRILDALDQVAAQYHATPAGVALAWLLTRPAIAAPIASATNKEQLQQLINGVQLKLDKSAVEVLDKAST; this is encoded by the coding sequence ATGGAAAAACGGAAACTGGGAAAATCCGGGCTCATGGTGGCCCCTCTTGCATTTGGTGGTAATGTTTTCGGCTGGTCAGCCAATGAAGCCACTTCTTTTAATTTACTGGATGAATTCGTGGCTGCCGGTTTCAACCTGGTAGACACGGCAGATGTGTATTCGCGCTGGGTGCCGGGCAACAAAGGTGGTGAATCAGAATCCATCATTGGCAGGTGGATACAGCAACGCAGCAATCGCAGCCAGGTGATCATTGCTACTAAAGGAGGTGCAGATATGGGCGCCGGTATGAATGTCACCAAAGCCTATCTGATAAAGGCTGCAGAAGATTCGCTCAGGCGCCTGCAAACGGATTATATTGATCTGTACCAGACACATTACGATAATGAAAACACGCCTGTGGAAGAAACGCTGGAAGCTTATGCCACCCTGGTAAAATCAGGAAAAGTACGTGCTATTGGCGCCTCTAACATGAGTCCGGCCCGCCTGCTCGAAAGCCTGAATGCCAGCGAAAAGCACGGCTATCCCAGGTATGAAACGCTACAGCCGGAATACAACCTGTACGACAGGGCTGCCTACGAACGTAACTACGCTCCGATCTGTGAAAAACATGATCTGGGTGTGATCAACTATTACTCGCTGGCCAGCGGTTTCCTTTCCGGGAAATACCGTCAGCCGGCGGATACTTCGAAAAGCCCGGCGCGTGGCGGAAAAGCTGCCGGTTATCTGAACGACAGGGGTTTCCGTATACTGGATGCACTCGACCAAGTAGCGGCGCAATATCATGCTACTCCTGCCGGTGTAGCGCTTGCCTGGCTGCTGACCCGCCCCGCCATAGCAGCCCCCATCGCCAGTGCTACCAATAAGGAACAACTGCAGCAGCTCATCAATGGAGTACAGCTGAAGCTGGATAAGAGCGCAGTGGAAGTGCTGGATAAGGCGAGTACGTGA
- a CDS encoding tetratricopeptide repeat-containing sensor histidine kinase: protein MSKYVLLFLCLLLLSPLVSAGQAVPDSLLAALRQHPESDTVKVNLLNKIARNYFTRDAATATGYAEEALHLSDSLHFNKGKIWAWRNLALVENTKGHLDQQMKLTLDALNLAETLGDDYTLAVLNNDVGNIFTEMNSPGDALIYLKKSLDMRIRRHEKLEIGKALNNIGSAYIAMKYPDSAMFFLEKAEKIKLELNDQRGLAYTYENMGIVSMLRHRYEDALHFHQLSAAAYRNDGNLPGIVKSSLNLAEIQTLLGDLNGAQVNLDQAKHLNDSLGNVKNEMIYYKIRYELDSARRDYPAAFNSFKEYSSRNMDFFNAEKSRQISRSQEKYEAEKKQRENSLLLKEQHMHLATIQQQRVLVMSAAALFLALLLITVMVYRLYKRQQELYSELNNKTREVSLQNKIILEQNAALENLNQVKDKIFSVISHDLRSPLAILEGLLFLLKDEKIDASQFRMYTDELWRDVKNTAYMMDNMLQWASNQMKGISVKADDFDVTLLMNREFDLLETLARQKEIKLTQELNKSILVYADPDMMRLVLRNLINNAIKFTPSGGEVLITAEQRANFAEITVKDNGTGIPVENQHRIFSNIYYSTSGTQNEKGCGLGLHLSKDFVERNHGKIWFNSMPGSGSSFTFTIPLSEETDINPNAYTMVVQDHPVGGVRVLRR, encoded by the coding sequence TTGAGTAAATACGTGCTGCTGTTCTTATGCTTATTGCTGCTGTCACCTTTGGTGTCAGCCGGGCAGGCTGTTCCCGATAGTTTGCTGGCTGCTCTTCGTCAACATCCCGAAAGCGATACGGTGAAAGTGAACCTGCTTAACAAAATAGCCAGGAATTATTTCACGCGGGATGCCGCAACTGCTACCGGGTATGCCGAAGAAGCCCTGCATTTAAGCGACAGTCTGCATTTCAACAAGGGAAAGATCTGGGCCTGGCGCAATCTGGCGCTCGTGGAAAATACTAAAGGTCACCTCGACCAGCAAATGAAGCTAACCCTTGATGCCCTTAATCTGGCGGAAACTTTGGGAGATGACTACACGCTGGCTGTGCTGAATAACGATGTGGGAAATATTTTCACCGAGATGAACAGTCCGGGCGATGCCCTGATATACCTGAAGAAATCGCTCGATATGAGGATCCGGCGACACGAAAAACTGGAAATCGGAAAAGCGTTGAACAATATAGGGTCTGCATACATTGCGATGAAGTATCCCGACTCCGCCATGTTCTTCCTCGAGAAAGCGGAAAAGATCAAGCTGGAACTGAACGACCAACGCGGGTTGGCCTACACTTACGAAAACATGGGCATCGTATCGATGCTGCGTCACCGGTATGAAGATGCCCTGCACTTTCATCAGTTGTCGGCCGCTGCCTATCGGAACGATGGCAACCTGCCCGGCATTGTTAAATCTAGCCTGAATCTGGCCGAAATACAAACGCTGCTGGGCGATCTTAATGGAGCGCAGGTCAATCTCGATCAGGCCAAACATCTGAACGACAGTCTCGGTAACGTTAAGAACGAAATGATCTATTATAAAATCCGTTACGAACTGGATTCCGCCCGCCGCGACTATCCCGCAGCATTCAACAGTTTCAAGGAATACAGCAGCCGCAATATGGATTTCTTCAACGCCGAAAAAAGCCGTCAGATCTCCCGTTCCCAGGAAAAATATGAAGCGGAAAAGAAACAGCGGGAAAATTCGCTGCTGCTGAAAGAGCAACATATGCACCTGGCAACCATTCAGCAACAGCGTGTATTGGTAATGTCCGCCGCCGCCCTGTTCCTGGCCCTTTTGCTGATCACCGTCATGGTATACCGCCTATATAAACGGCAACAGGAACTATATTCAGAACTGAATAACAAAACCCGGGAAGTATCGCTTCAGAATAAGATTATACTTGAACAGAACGCAGCACTGGAAAACCTCAACCAGGTAAAGGATAAAATCTTCTCTGTGATATCTCACGATCTCCGCTCTCCGCTGGCTATTCTTGAGGGGTTACTTTTTTTATTGAAAGATGAAAAGATAGATGCCAGCCAGTTCAGGATGTATACCGATGAACTGTGGCGCGACGTGAAGAACACTGCCTACATGATGGACAACATGTTGCAGTGGGCCAGTAACCAGATGAAAGGCATCAGCGTTAAAGCAGATGATTTTGATGTTACCCTGCTGATGAACAGGGAATTTGACCTGTTGGAAACGCTTGCCCGGCAGAAGGAAATAAAGCTTACGCAGGAACTGAATAAGAGCATTCTGGTATACGCAGATCCGGATATGATGCGACTGGTATTGCGCAACCTCATCAACAATGCCATCAAATTCACGCCCTCTGGTGGTGAAGTATTGATTACTGCGGAACAACGTGCTAACTTTGCTGAAATTACGGTAAAAGACAATGGTACCGGTATTCCTGTAGAGAATCAACACCGTATTTTCTCCAATATCTACTACTCTACCAGTGGTACGCAAAATGAAAAGGGTTGCGGCCTCGGGCTGCATCTTTCAAAAGATTTCGTGGAACGCAATCATGGTAAAATATGGTTCAACAGTATGCCCGGCAGTGGCAGCAGCTTTACGTTCACCATACCGTTGTCTGAAGAAACGGATATTAACCCCAACGCCTACACGATGGTAGTGCAGGATCATCCCGTCGGCGGAGTACGGGTACTGAGGCGTTAG
- a CDS encoding SelT/SelW/SelH family protein: MKPEISIEYCPKCGWLLRAAYMAQELLTTFTDDLGGVTLRPSETGGTYIIRLNEEVIFDRKEAGHFPEIKVLKQHVRDRVNPEKSLGHSDR, translated from the coding sequence ATGAAACCAGAAATATCTATTGAATATTGTCCTAAATGTGGGTGGTTACTCAGGGCCGCTTATATGGCCCAGGAACTGCTGACAACTTTTACAGACGACCTGGGAGGAGTAACTTTACGTCCCAGTGAAACGGGCGGAACTTATATTATCCGGCTGAATGAGGAGGTGATCTTCGACCGGAAGGAAGCAGGGCATTTCCCGGAAATCAAAGTACTCAAGCAACATGTAAGAGACAGGGTAAACCCGGAAAAAAGCCTGGGACATTCGGACAGGTAA